AGCTCAGTTCACTCTTGGCCTCGCTGTAGGACTTGGAGAGCTCCAGCAGGCGGCGCTGCAGCCCATCAATAACACTCCCCAGCTCACCCTTCATCTCCTCAAAGTCATTAGCTGCAGCCTCCACAGGGACCGTCCCCCTCAGCGCCTCCTGCAGCATCCTGATTTCCTCCTGTGCCTCCTTGTACCGGTCCACCAGCAAACTCTTATCGTGATCAGAGCTGTGGTCTGCTGCCTTCAGCCTGGCCTCTAGCTCCCTGATCCGGcctacatccctctccctctgctgccCTGACTGGGCCAGCTGGGACCTCAGCTCTTTCACTTCCTGCTCCAGAGAGCTTCTCAGTCTCTGGAGCTCCTGCTCTGCCAATTCTCTTCCTCCAGCACCTCCTCTTTCAATCTGTGCCCTGAGGGCCAGCACCTCCTCTCTGGCCTGCTGGTGTTTCTCCTGTGTCTCCGTCAGCTTGGCCTGGAGCTCTGCTAGACTCTCAAACAGCacctttccctcccttcccttctcctcatCCTGCTCAGGTATGAACCTGGCATGGAGTGTGCGGTTCTCCTTCTGCGTCTCCTGTAGTTTAGACTGGATGCTCCCTAGGGTCTCCCTCAGCAGCCTGATCTCCTCCtcgcctccctccttccccccctcctcactctcttcctcctcctgtctcagggAGGTGATGCTGAGCTCCAGGGCGGACCCTTCAGACATGTCCTCCTCGGTCACTTGAGGCTGGAGCAGGGTCTCGCTGGGGGACTCGTGGGTGGTGTGGTAGGAGGCGTTAGAGTTCATACTATCTGGACGGGACGAGTCTTCATGGCCCCCCTCACCTCCCTGGGGAGATGGACGCttctacagagagatggagagatgagaattGAGGAAAAATAAGTAACCACTGTTTAGTCGATTTTTAGGATCTTAATGGATATTTCTTATGTAGAGTGACAAATTATAGTAAACAAAACACTGGTATTACGATTGACAGAGAAAGGGCCTATTATCACTATAATGGGATATCTACGCTCTTGGAATGACGAGTTGTTTCGTTTGACAGCTTACCTTGAGTATCTGGGCTAACTGCTGGTTCTCCAGAGACAGAGCAGTAATCTTTGCTTGTAGGGCCACTACTAGAGCTGAGTCTACCTTCCCACAGTCCTCTGCCTGTATCAACACAATTATACAGTTAACCTGCAATGGTTTGGACTACCAGGGAATATGTTAAGTTCTTGGGGCATCTCATGAGACTTCCATAACCTTCCATTAGTACATGTAGTAATATTAGTCAACAGTGTGGGTGACTGTGTGGGGTTTTGAGCTACAGCAGGACAGTGCCCTGGAGCAGGCAGGATTCTCTACCTGAACATCCCTAGCCATTAAAAACACAGCACAGCAGCTGTATAAATGGGTtccagagagatagaaaggggacAGAGAATGCTAGAGGCCTGGGATCAAAGCAGCGCAGGCAAGTGATATTAAAGGCCTGCGCTGTAGCTGTAACTCGCCTTGGGCCCTGGCTCCGTCTCCGTCTGGCTTATAGTCACAGTCTGGTCCACAATCTGCTTCAGATCCTCAATGGTCTCTAGCAGTATGCACTTCTCCCCCTGTAgcttctctacctcctccctcagAGACACGCTCTGCAACTCCTCCTCCTGAGACCgagaggggatgggatgggggggacgagagagagagagcgagcagtgAGCAAAACCAACATAAACAAAAATATTGACACAGAACAAAAACATGACGGGCAACAACCAAGATAATACTTTAGAGAAAATAGCTTTTAAATGAGAGCCCTGTAATGACTTCTAAGAAATGATTGAGTGTAAGTGCATGTACCTTATAATTGAATACTTTAGATCCAAAACATTTACTGGAAACCGGAGTTTCATTTGGGGTCATGTACGCGGGAGAGTTGGGGCTCGACATCTAGAAAGTTTGGAAACATAAAACATAAATGACATTTCTCAGTGTTTACTCCTGCGTTCGGAACTAGACCTTTCAGTTACAGTACTTCAGCAATAGTCAATACATACAATTAccctgagacagacagaataacaacCCTAATGCACTGAATACAAAGAGTCCTTGAATGAAAGCAGTAGACAAGCAGGGTGAGGGTCCAAAACATTTAAGGACAACACTGGGTATCCAAACAGATACAAAGGTGAATTACATTTCTTACGCGTTTTGCTCTATAAGACACAGTAATTACTACTGGGAATTCAAACAGACACATACGAGGTCAACACATATTATAACGTTCAAGAACTTAATTCAGAGTAAAAGTAAAGCGTTACCTGACACAAACAGGGCTAAGGATCAATCAAAAGGGAAGCAGATACATAGATAGCCACACAGACGGGAAACTAACAGACCcaaaacagacaggcagactgatTGACAGGCAGGCAGTCAGACTGACAAGTaggcagactgactgacagagagagacatgcctTTACCTGTACAGGACTTATGGGAGGTGGAGGTGCTTTTCGTTTTTTGGGAGTTGTGCTTGGATCGCCACCTAATCTAGCCACTTGATCATGCTGaggtgtgagtgaaggagtgggaagAAAGAAGAACAAAAACAGAAGAACGATCCCGCAGTGTTTAGTTAGGTTAGCTAGTGAAAAAGAAGAATCAAACATTTGGAGAACTTGTAATCAAAGAGAAGGTATTTATCCAGGAGTAGCAAGGGCTTGGAGAGTAATCTGTTTAGCTAAGGTGTTAGATTCATGCTCATACATTGTCCtgttttggggtggcaggtagcctagtggttagagcgttgggccagtaaccgaaaggttgctggatcgaatccccgagctgacaaggtaaaaaatctgttgttctacccctgaacaaggcggttaacctactgttccctggtaggccgtaaataagaatttgttcttaactgacttccctagttaaataaaaaataaaatacatgctGCTTCAAGTGCATTTCAAAACAAGTTTCATTGTGTAAAAAAAACACAAGGTTTAAAAAGAAAGCTAACAATCTTATTCAAGATTGATTGTTTAATGATGATACTGTGGCAAGAGGTTGGTTCTGACTGTTTCATTTGTATTATTCCTTCTGATTAGACTAATAAGTGTAATTTATCACATTCATATCAAGTGAATGTGTGTAGGGTCAATGAGCAGGACAACAGGTTGCAGTTGTGAAGTTTGGAAGAAGATAGCAAGATTGCAGAAGCTGAAGTACTGGTAACTTACCTGAGGAGTTTTGGGGGACTTTGGAGACTTCGGGGTGTCTgtgaatgaggagaggagagaaggggggaacaACATTCATGGGACAGCCTGAAGATGGCAGTGTTGGGTCAATTCTGCATAACAGGCAAACTGAAAAGCTGCATTTCAAAGCTTGACCACAAAGAGGTCAATGATGTACATGGGTAGAAATAAATGTGTATTGTTGAGGGcaatggaggactggagttgggaaacactgtgcaTGAATGTCATAACTTCCACACACCTCAAATAGATTTGAAGGGAAATTAAGCCTGAAGGAGTCTGCTAGAGTCTCTGGTCAACTGCCTCATACTAGGCACGATCCAGTAATGAAGACAGTTCCTGTCTCACCTGAGTCGGAGTGGGCCTTGTGCAGCGCTGCAGTGAGGACGGCCTTGACTTCACTGCTGCCAGACATTTTGGCGTAGTGCAGGACGTCGTGACCCAAAGAGTCCACAGCCTGGAGGTCAGCTCCTCTCTGGACCAGAACCTCcactacagacacactgctgCTCTCACTGGCCAGCATCACCGCTGTCCTGTATCACACAGTCAGAAATAGTATTGTCATTGTCGTCATCACAATACTCATCATTAACATCATCACCCTCCttctcaccatcatcatcaccctcaCCATCAttctcaccatcatcatcatcatcctcaccatcaAGGCATTATAATGTAACGTGCTTGTAGACAACCCTGTAATGATGAGATGAAGTTATGAAGTGGAAGGCACGTGTGATCTGCCAGATGAGTCCTCCCCTACCTGCCGTTGTTATCACACGCGTTGACGTCGGCTCCCCAGTCCAGGAGGCTGCCGCACACCTCCGTCTGGGCGTGTCTGGCGGACAGCAGCAGGGGGCTGAGGCCATCCTGCAGGACCCACACATCATAGTTCACTCACAGTAACAGTATCCTGTGTAGATGGCCTGTTCAGATGCCTTGATCATAGCAGGTGAACACAGAAGCACACATACGGCCCCAAACCGACATACTGACGTTCACTGTTAAAGGATCCACAACCTTGTTTTCTCGGGAAAGGAAGAAGTGGGAGAAGTGATTGGAATGTAAGCGCGACAGTACATATTCAGCTGCTGTACACTATAAGCATTGTTTGGTCTGCTGCAATGAAAACATACGAGACGTATAGCACAGAGAAAAAACAGCTGTTTCGCTCATGTAGTCTACGACCACAATGCAATTCCTAAGACGACAATTGGAGCATTGACGAGTGGTAACAGGCTGGGCTACATCCTTCAGCATCCTGCTGAAATAAAAGCAGGACTTTATAGCGCCAGCCTCCACTCAAACAAACCAGAGCAAAGGacttttattatattattttggCATGCGGAGTTAGCCATTCTCCCCCACAGCTCAGAGAGGGAAAATGAGAAACTTTACTCTACCCcccgctctctcacacacacagactccttcgtacacccctccacacacagcgTTCACCGTCCCATGCACAGACAGTCCTCCTTATCAAATAATGTACACAACACATATGTTCCACATATTTTCTAGA
The sequence above is drawn from the Oncorhynchus gorbuscha isolate QuinsamMale2020 ecotype Even-year linkage group LG11, OgorEven_v1.0, whole genome shotgun sequence genome and encodes:
- the rai14 gene encoding ankycorbin isoform X1 — its product is MASSLLSGTLKQFPEMLHLQFSAHEWSKNDERLLAAVEHGEVEKVASLLTKKGASAVKLDNEGKSALHVAATRGQTDCLAVILAHGVDTSIIDTSGFSALHLAAKNNHQECAKKLIQSKCVLDALDSSGKTALHHAAASGSIGIVQTLCEHKCPVNIKDTDGLSPLLLSARHAQTEVCGSLLDWGADVNACDNNGRTAVMLASESSSVSVVEVLVQRGADLQAVDSLGHDVLHYAKMSGSSEVKAVLTAALHKAHSDSDTPKSPKSPKTPQHDQVARLGGDPSTTPKKRKAPPPPISPVQMSSPNSPAYMTPNETPVSSKCFGSKVFNYKEEELQSVSLREEVEKLQGEKCILLETIEDLKQIVDQTVTISQTETEPGPKAEDCGKVDSALVVALQAKITALSLENQQLAQILKKRPSPQGGEGGHEDSSRPDSMNSNASYHTTHESPSETLLQPQVTEEDMSEGSALELSITSLRQEEEESEEGGKEGGEEEIRLLRETLGSIQSKLQETQKENRTLHARFIPEQDEEKGREGKVLFESLAELQAKLTETQEKHQQAREEVLALRAQIERGGAGGRELAEQELQRLRSSLEQEVKELRSQLAQSGQQRERDVGRIRELEARLKAADHSSDHDKSLLVDRYKEAQEEIRMLQEALRGTVPVEAAANDFEEMKGELGSVIDGLQRRLLELSKSYSEAKSELSSTRNQLEETRAVKSKPGSPVFSPVKEQDTLRSRVEELQASLADTQGKYSASLEEIALLKQEADALAQGSVALADHTQVVSSLGSAIKDLEDQADALRQQLSQRALQVDALQNRLTVEKDHTPDDSISRLEHEQMRGGLETEVGHLTQLLQGALRKQDEVALDAAAAWQELKEGRSKREALQELAVSREKENHALSTKLRGAQDAIAQLKKLVEGHVSSEREKNKKIDDLSREVGKLKDALNSLSQLSYSAGSAKRQQTLQQQQLDNLQQQVKQLQYQLGESKRQHHEIVSVYRMHLLYAVQGQMDEDVQKALKQILRMCKMPTEAKLSV
- the rai14 gene encoding ankycorbin isoform X2 is translated as MTSLIFYANCLQWAHEWSKNDERLLAAVEHGEVEKVASLLTKKGASAVKLDNEGKSALHVAATRGQTDCLAVILAHGVDTSIIDTSGFSALHLAAKNNHQECAKKLIQSKCVLDALDSSGKTALHHAAASGSIGIVQTLCEHKCPVNIKDTDGLSPLLLSARHAQTEVCGSLLDWGADVNACDNNGRTAVMLASESSSVSVVEVLVQRGADLQAVDSLGHDVLHYAKMSGSSEVKAVLTAALHKAHSDSDTPKSPKSPKTPQHDQVARLGGDPSTTPKKRKAPPPPISPVQMSSPNSPAYMTPNETPVSSKCFGSKVFNYKEEELQSVSLREEVEKLQGEKCILLETIEDLKQIVDQTVTISQTETEPGPKAEDCGKVDSALVVALQAKITALSLENQQLAQILKKRPSPQGGEGGHEDSSRPDSMNSNASYHTTHESPSETLLQPQVTEEDMSEGSALELSITSLRQEEEESEEGGKEGGEEEIRLLRETLGSIQSKLQETQKENRTLHARFIPEQDEEKGREGKVLFESLAELQAKLTETQEKHQQAREEVLALRAQIERGGAGGRELAEQELQRLRSSLEQEVKELRSQLAQSGQQRERDVGRIRELEARLKAADHSSDHDKSLLVDRYKEAQEEIRMLQEALRGTVPVEAAANDFEEMKGELGSVIDGLQRRLLELSKSYSEAKSELSSTRNQLEETRAVKSKPGSPVFSPVKEQDTLRSRVEELQASLADTQGKYSASLEEIALLKQEADALAQGSVALADHTQVVSSLGSAIKDLEDQADALRQQLSQRALQVDALQNRLTVEKDHTPDDSISRLEHEQMRGGLETEVGHLTQLLQGALRKQDEVALDAAAAWQELKEGRSKREALQELAVSREKENHALSTKLRGAQDAIAQLKKLVEGHVSSEREKNKKIDDLSREVGKLKDALNSLSQLSYSAGSAKRQQTLQQQQLDNLQQQVKQLQYQLGESKRQHHEIVSVYRMHLLYAVQGQMDEDVQKALKQILRMCKMPTEAKLSV
- the rai14 gene encoding ankycorbin isoform X3 gives rise to the protein MKSLKAKFRKSDAHEWSKNDERLLAAVEHGEVEKVASLLTKKGASAVKLDNEGKSALHVAATRGQTDCLAVILAHGVDTSIIDTSGFSALHLAAKNNHQECAKKLIQSKCVLDALDSSGKTALHHAAASGSIGIVQTLCEHKCPVNIKDTDGLSPLLLSARHAQTEVCGSLLDWGADVNACDNNGRTAVMLASESSSVSVVEVLVQRGADLQAVDSLGHDVLHYAKMSGSSEVKAVLTAALHKAHSDSDTPKSPKSPKTPQHDQVARLGGDPSTTPKKRKAPPPPISPVQMSSPNSPAYMTPNETPVSSKCFGSKVFNYKEEELQSVSLREEVEKLQGEKCILLETIEDLKQIVDQTVTISQTETEPGPKAEDCGKVDSALVVALQAKITALSLENQQLAQILKKRPSPQGGEGGHEDSSRPDSMNSNASYHTTHESPSETLLQPQVTEEDMSEGSALELSITSLRQEEEESEEGGKEGGEEEIRLLRETLGSIQSKLQETQKENRTLHARFIPEQDEEKGREGKVLFESLAELQAKLTETQEKHQQAREEVLALRAQIERGGAGGRELAEQELQRLRSSLEQEVKELRSQLAQSGQQRERDVGRIRELEARLKAADHSSDHDKSLLVDRYKEAQEEIRMLQEALRGTVPVEAAANDFEEMKGELGSVIDGLQRRLLELSKSYSEAKSELSSTRNQLEETRAVKSKPGSPVFSPVKEQDTLRSRVEELQASLADTQGKYSASLEEIALLKQEADALAQGSVALADHTQVVSSLGSAIKDLEDQADALRQQLSQRALQVDALQNRLTVEKDHTPDDSISRLEHEQMRGGLETEVGHLTQLLQGALRKQDEVALDAAAAWQELKEGRSKREALQELAVSREKENHALSTKLRGAQDAIAQLKKLVEGHVSSEREKNKKIDDLSREVGKLKDALNSLSQLSYSAGSAKRQQTLQQQQLDNLQQQVKQLQYQLGESKRQHHEIVSVYRMHLLYAVQGQMDEDVQKALKQILRMCKMPTEAKLSV
- the rai14 gene encoding ankycorbin isoform X4, whose translation is MASSLLSGTLKQFPEMLHLQFSAHEWSKNDERLLAAVEHGEVEKVASLLTKKGASAVKLDNEGKSALHVAATRGQTDCLAVILAHGVDTSIIDTSGFSALHLAAKNNHQECAKKLIQSKCVLDALDSSGKTALHHAAASGSIGIVQTLCEHKCPVNIKDTDGLSPLLLSARHAQTEVCGSLLDWGADVNACDNNGRTAVMLASESSSVSVVEVLVQRGADLQAVDSLGHDVLHYAKMSGSSEVKAVLTAALHKAHSDSDTPKSPKSPKTPQMSSPNSPAYMTPNETPVSSKCFGSKVFNYKEEELQSVSLREEVEKLQGEKCILLETIEDLKQIVDQTVTISQTETEPGPKAEDCGKVDSALVVALQAKITALSLENQQLAQILKKRPSPQGGEGGHEDSSRPDSMNSNASYHTTHESPSETLLQPQVTEEDMSEGSALELSITSLRQEEEESEEGGKEGGEEEIRLLRETLGSIQSKLQETQKENRTLHARFIPEQDEEKGREGKVLFESLAELQAKLTETQEKHQQAREEVLALRAQIERGGAGGRELAEQELQRLRSSLEQEVKELRSQLAQSGQQRERDVGRIRELEARLKAADHSSDHDKSLLVDRYKEAQEEIRMLQEALRGTVPVEAAANDFEEMKGELGSVIDGLQRRLLELSKSYSEAKSELSSTRNQLEETRAVKSKPGSPVFSPVKEQDTLRSRVEELQASLADTQGKYSASLEEIALLKQEADALAQGSVALADHTQVVSSLGSAIKDLEDQADALRQQLSQRALQVDALQNRLTVEKDHTPDDSISRLEHEQMRGGLETEVGHLTQLLQGALRKQDEVALDAAAAWQELKEGRSKREALQELAVSREKENHALSTKLRGAQDAIAQLKKLVEGHVSSEREKNKKIDDLSREVGKLKDALNSLSQLSYSAGSAKRQQTLQQQQLDNLQQQVKQLQYQLGESKRQHHEIVSVYRMHLLYAVQGQMDEDVQKALKQILRMCKMPTEAKLSV